A window of the Candidatus Brocadiaceae bacterium genome harbors these coding sequences:
- a CDS encoding reverse transcriptase domain-containing protein yields MWVKRVIGKEISGRIYLVRYCDDFIIGCTNEQAAEKVWKELGGRLKKFGLEISETKSRLIEFGLKAYAKSVRYSKKVKTFDFLGFTHYMGKSRRGTAKLGRKTIGKRMRKSLVVLNDRLRNLRNMLPFHELHKHLCRVLKGYYNYYGFAGNSLTLSKFGHAVRRLWFKWLNSRSQRKSISWDAFNLLLKRHSLPKPIIVKGYRWIYSSLM; encoded by the coding sequence TTGTGGGTAAAACGGGTAATAGGTAAGGAAATAAGCGGCAGGATATACCTGGTACGATATTGTGACGATTTCATCATAGGATGTACAAACGAGCAAGCAGCCGAGAAAGTATGGAAAGAACTTGGGGGCAGGTTAAAGAAGTTTGGACTTGAAATATCTGAAACCAAAAGCCGCCTGATAGAGTTTGGGCTGAAAGCTTACGCTAAAAGTGTTAGGTATAGTAAAAAGGTGAAAACATTTGATTTTCTTGGATTTACGCACTATATGGGAAAAAGTAGGAGAGGGACAGCGAAGCTCGGGCGTAAAACAATAGGAAAGAGGATGCGGAAATCACTTGTCGTACTGAACGATAGGCTCAGAAACCTGAGAAATATGCTGCCGTTTCATGAATTGCATAAACACCTATGCCGAGTCCTGAAGGGATATTACAATTATTACGGCTTTGCAGGCAACAGTCTGACGCTGTCCAAATTTGGCCATGCAGTCAGAAGGTTATGGTTTAAATGGCTGAATAGCCGTAGTCAGAGGAAGAGCATAAGCTGGGATGCGTTTAACCTACTCCTTAAGCGACACTCGTTACCGAAACCCATAATTGTGAAAGGATACCGTTGGATTTACTCCTCTCTTATGTGA
- the larE gene encoding ATP-dependent sacrificial sulfur transferase LarE has translation MNEKLKNLQDNIRSLESVIVAFSGGVDSSLVAKVCHDVLGNKALAVTARSETYPEHEYEEAKKLAKEIGISHLTMDTSELNIEGFASNPTNRCYYCKSELFGKLKEIAREKGYKNVADGANFDDIGEHRPGIEAARELDVRSPLKENGLRKTDIREIAKYLKLSNWEKPPYACMSSRFPYGESITEDKLALVSAAEDYLRSIGLKQFRVRHHDTIARIEVLPEDISGLLQNDRRVELVQKFKRIGYKYVTIDMEGYRSGSMNEALDQ, from the coding sequence ATGAATGAAAAACTTAAAAATTTACAGGATAATATACGTTCACTGGAAAGTGTTATTGTAGCTTTTTCTGGGGGTGTGGATAGTTCACTGGTAGCAAAGGTATGTCATGATGTATTAGGTAATAAGGCATTGGCAGTCACTGCACGTTCGGAGACATATCCGGAACATGAATATGAGGAGGCAAAAAAACTTGCAAAGGAAATTGGTATTTCCCATTTAACCATGGATACCAGTGAACTCAATATCGAGGGATTTGCCAGTAATCCGACAAATCGATGCTATTATTGCAAATCGGAACTTTTTGGAAAACTAAAAGAAATTGCAAGGGAAAAGGGTTACAAAAATGTTGCGGATGGCGCAAATTTCGACGATATCGGTGAGCATAGACCGGGGATCGAAGCCGCGCGAGAACTCGATGTACGTAGTCCACTGAAGGAAAACGGACTGAGAAAGACCGATATTCGAGAGATAGCAAAATACCTGAAACTTTCTAACTGGGAAAAGCCACCGTATGCCTGTATGTCTTCACGTTTCCCTTATGGAGAATCCATTACAGAGGACAAGCTTGCTCTTGTATCCGCTGCGGAAGACTATTTGAGGAGTATAGGATTAAAACAATTCCGCGTCAGGCATCATGATACGATTGCCCGAATAGAGGTGCTACCGGAAGATATATCAGGCCTTTTGCAAAATGACAGGCGCGTTGAATTGGTACAAAAATTTAAAAGAATTGGTTATAAATACGTTACGATTGATATGGAAGGGTATCGGAGTGGCAGTATGAACGAGGCACTTGATCAATAG